The genomic DNA ACTGTTGTTTAGATGTTTTTATTCTGAACCAAAGTGACATTGGTCcatgtatattttcataatctctTATACTAAATGTCCACTGATTactataaagatggacgacacgtctccacttcctcccactgtacaaaaatgaatagAGTCAAAATATCCCATATTCATGTgagtctgcgcagtagtgaTCGTGCTCAACCAATAGACagtcaatctcagctgtcaatcatgatgttacACCCCGTCTTTTAGCAGTGAACACACAACATACATCCTTGTGGTAAGACCGACCGAAATGGTCATGTGATTCTACCTGTTCTCAGCAGAGAGCTATTCCCGTATTCCAAATACCCCCTCAGCCACTCGGGACAAATCTGAGTGATGAAGTTGTCGTAAAGTTTCATCCTCCCCTTGTCGGCGTCCCATGACAGTTTGGTGACGACAGCCTGTGGTTTCGAAGCGATCCATGTCTGCGTCTTCAGGTCCAACGCTATGTAATCTTCTCCATCATAACCATATTGCATGAAACCTATCACCTCTCCCGTCTCTTCGTCCCATTCACAGCCGTTCATCTTCTGTAAAATGTGGACAcctgagacagagaaagacacgGGCCCAGAATGAACCACATTCAAACTGAGGTCAGAGATGCTCTGACCCTGGTTAAAGTCCTACACCGTCCccagtgggactcagacttacgctacttccacttccccaaactccattaaatgacatcgctgatcaccatctccataaggtcacatgTATACTATTCATAAGgaactcatacaaccccacttcaaaatcactgaactatccctttaaggccATTTCTTTCCTGTGTCACTGTAGCACAGTAAGCTACAGTGAACTTCTACAGTATGGAGGCCCACTGCTGACTGTAGAAGTTCACTCTACATTACAACTCTGGATTAGAACAGTACATCAGTCCACACTGTACCTTCGCTCTGGTTGAATCGCTGCCTGAACATGTCGATGTGAGCTTTGAAGTGGTACGGTAAAATCTGAAAACACTCTCCGGTGTACCACTGCAGGTGCTGAGGGTCGCTCTCCACGTAACGTTTCACCCAGGCCTGTTTCACATGCACCATGTTCGAAGTAGTGTCGCAGCTACCCGTCGTGACGCCGTTGACCACGGCCACGCCCACAAACTGGGGGAGGTCCGGGAGTCCGGAGGAGGCGGTGAGGAAAAACTTCAGGGAGTGTTTCGCTGTGGGACAAACAAAGATGACtgtgaacatacacacatcttcatcatcaccatcatcctcatcctcatcatcctcatcatcatcaccatcatcatcctcatcttcatcatcatcaccatcatcatcctcatcatcatcaccatcatcctcatcatcatcctcatcatcctcattctcatcatcatcatcatcatcaccatcatcatcctcatcatcatcatcatcaccatcatcctcatcatcatcctcatcttcatcatcatcatcgccatcacCATCATGCCGGTGGTCGGTGTGTATAGTAGACGTTGTgcaaaagtgaaagtgaaagtgaaaacaactCGGCAGGTTAACAACGCGATGATCCCACCTGGTGATGAAACgccacagagaagaagaagcagcagcaacagtgacGGTTTCATCCTGGACCGATGGAGGTGACCGGCTGAAGGACCGAGAGGACTCCGACGCGCGTCCCGAGGGTTCGCGTCCTCAGTTGGAGGTGACGTCACCGTGACGTCTCCACCGTGACCGCA from Scophthalmus maximus strain ysfricsl-2021 chromosome 22, ASM2237912v1, whole genome shotgun sequence includes the following:
- the LOC118292263 gene encoding major histocompatibility complex class I-related gene protein-like isoform X4, whose amino-acid sequence is MKPSLLLLLLLLCGVSSPAKHSLKFFLTASSGLPDLPQFVGVAVVNGVTTGSCDTTSNMVHVKQAWVKRYVESDPQHLQWYTGECFQILPYHFKAHIDMFRQRFNQSEGVHILQKMNGCEWDEETGEVIGFMQYGYDGEDYIALDLKTQTWIASKPQAVVTKLSWDADKGRMKLYDNFITQICPEWLRGYLEYGNSSLLRTELPSVSLLQKSPSSPVSCHATGFYPDRAVMFWRKDGEELHEDVDVDEILPNHDGTFQMSVELHISPVAPEDWGRYDCVFRLSGVKEDIVIKLDEAVIRTNWVKPSNTTVSIVIVVLVVLVVVSAAVLGFIVYKKKKVVSPPPL
- the LOC118292263 gene encoding major histocompatibility complex class I-related gene protein-like isoform X1 produces the protein MKPSLLLLLLLLCGVSSPAKHSLKFFLTASSGLPDLPQFVGVAVVNGVTTGSCDTTSNMVHVKQAWVKRYVESDPQHLQWYTGECFQILPYHFKAHIDMFRQRFNQSEGVHILQKMNGCEWDEETGEVIGFMQYGYDGEDYIALDLKTQTWIASKPQAVVTKLSWDADKGRMKLYDNFITQICPEWLRGYLEYGNSSLLRTELPSVSLLQKSPSSPVSCHATGFYPDRAVMFWRKDGEELHEDVDVDEILPNHDGTFQMSVELHISPVAPEDWGRYDCVFRLSGVKEDIVIKLDEAVIRTNWVKPSNTTVSIVIVVLVVLVVVSAAVLGFIVYKKKKVVSPPPPPDSVSMRLNPEERLTDTLRDGSRHFVQQK